A single genomic interval of Bacteroidota bacterium harbors:
- a CDS encoding ATP-binding protein yields the protein MKKIYFKKYKLLYVGIVIIIIGYLGEINTKQANVNFSSNLETKKIQKEIYKKEKLAYQAVKEFSDIEIENIFNDFEKYIELSNEHHIFLYAYSKGNLLAWTSNKVLPVRKINENLKTRIQKLANGYYLQLNNSKESFTVIALIPIQSDYPLENNYLKNDFYFCNHSDQFELNFDNKVGTTPIYSNNGDELFKIASKESRHFKIFLYIFFLGLILIFLFIHTRISFLIKEGMIKSGFVFYLLSLVVVVIFWKIFDYPDFIFNLKLFSPEVYASSNLFSSLGGMFISVFFLNWLVFLFTQKRIFKIKNSPVFLIIYGIIIFSILILSAFSISIIIFSLVTDSNIVLDMNDFFSFNFYSLISFIIIFLLLSAYIKLALFLFDKINKTKLSIQYWLIIGIIPAVIFSFIFHNHYVFSYLHITFPLLVIIFCFFYKTKGKPNLSALIFFIMVASVFSAHQIINATKVKEHENRMLLANTLVTNRDISGELVLNKIIKKIKQDNFIKSYYLNPFISKKSLKQRLTKLYFTGYYSRYDVDIHTYSPIGNMLKAHKFSPLKKYAEVKKSAMLVDSVNRVFFINNYDAAPEYLVHLEIKKNQIILGQLLIELKQKPFLEESVYPELLIEKNIRRNDVLKEYSYAIYKNNNLVNQKGKYSYPLVLQNDEKSQYLFFNKNKYEHLKFKLSDEISIIMSKEANNIFSFLSLFSVLFIFSTIILSIGISLSKVDFFNKSNKYLTFVFWKDFFSFINLTFKSKIQLTILISLLIALGLTGFSIINYIKKNSKENAREKLLEEIKSITIDLDSYFKQNTYQINQLDREELYAKVKNLAHLFKSDINIFDTEGNLITSSQMPMYERKIISRKMDAEAFYTLRIKQFSQLIQDEKIGGKINYLSAYSMIRDNENQINYFVNLPYLAKERKLKQEISSLIVSAVNIYVFLFLLILLISFAIANTFTEPLEIIKTHLREIQFGKVNKKIKWNSNDEIGILINEYNQMITKVEESAKALARSERESAWREMARQVAHEIKNPLTPMKLNIQQLLKAWKENKPDIDERFDKTTKIIINRIDNLSQIATEFSQFARMPYSENKKMILEDTINDVSDLFIDDGNITFKTVLGTKNTAILADKDQLLRGLNNIIKNAIHAIPPEREGLIKIITHKENDNIIISITDNGSGIPDDIHNKIFIPNFSTKSSGMGLGLAIVSGIIKNAKGEIWFETKKDKGTTFFISFPICK from the coding sequence TTGAAAAAAATATATTTTAAAAAATACAAACTATTATATGTTGGAATTGTGATAATCATTATAGGTTATTTAGGAGAAATTAACACCAAGCAAGCTAATGTGAATTTTAGTAGTAATTTAGAAACTAAGAAAATACAAAAGGAAATATATAAAAAAGAGAAGCTTGCATATCAAGCTGTAAAGGAGTTTAGTGATATTGAAATTGAGAATATTTTTAATGATTTTGAAAAATATATTGAACTTTCAAATGAGCATCATATTTTTTTATATGCTTATTCAAAAGGGAATTTATTGGCATGGACATCAAATAAAGTACTTCCCGTACGAAAAATTAATGAAAATTTAAAAACCCGAATTCAAAAATTAGCAAATGGTTATTATCTTCAGCTAAACAATAGCAAAGAATCCTTTACTGTAATTGCACTAATTCCTATTCAATCGGATTATCCTTTAGAAAACAATTATTTAAAGAATGATTTTTATTTTTGTAATCATTCCGACCAATTTGAATTGAATTTTGATAATAAAGTCGGCACTACACCAATTTATAGCAACAACGGAGATGAACTTTTTAAAATAGCATCAAAGGAATCTCGCCATTTTAAAATATTTTTATATATTTTCTTTTTGGGGTTAATTTTAATATTTTTATTTATTCACACAAGAATAAGTTTTCTTATCAAAGAAGGAATGATAAAAAGTGGATTTGTTTTTTATCTGTTATCATTAGTTGTTGTAGTTATTTTCTGGAAAATCTTTGATTATCCAGATTTTATTTTTAATCTTAAGTTATTCAGTCCAGAGGTTTATGCAAGTTCCAATCTTTTTTCTTCATTAGGAGGAATGTTTATTTCTGTTTTTTTTCTTAATTGGTTAGTTTTTCTTTTTACGCAGAAAAGAATTTTTAAAATAAAAAATAGCCCGGTTTTTTTGATTATTTATGGAATAATTATTTTTTCAATACTAATTTTATCAGCTTTTAGTATTTCAATTATAATTTTTAGTCTTGTTACCGATTCAAATATTGTTCTTGATATGAACGATTTTTTTAGTTTCAATTTTTATAGTTTAATATCTTTTATAATAATCTTTCTACTTTTATCGGCTTATATCAAATTAGCACTATTTTTATTTGACAAAATAAATAAAACCAAATTATCAATACAATATTGGTTGATTATTGGAATTATTCCTGCTGTCATATTTTCTTTTATTTTTCATAATCATTACGTATTTAGCTATCTGCATATAACATTTCCTTTGCTTGTAATTATTTTCTGTTTTTTTTATAAAACAAAAGGAAAACCAAACTTATCGGCACTAATTTTTTTTATTATGGTGGCATCAGTGTTTTCGGCACATCAGATAATAAATGCAACTAAGGTAAAAGAGCACGAAAATCGTATGCTTTTAGCAAATACATTGGTTACAAACAGGGACATTAGTGGTGAACTAGTGCTTAATAAGATTATTAAAAAAATAAAGCAAGATAATTTTATTAAAAGCTATTATTTAAATCCGTTTATTTCAAAAAAATCACTTAAACAACGATTAACAAAACTTTACTTTACGGGTTATTACAGTAGGTACGATGTTGATATTCATACTTATTCACCAATTGGAAATATGTTAAAGGCACATAAATTTAGCCCATTAAAAAAGTATGCTGAGGTAAAAAAATCAGCAATGTTGGTTGATTCGGTAAATAGAGTATTTTTTATAAATAATTATGATGCAGCACCCGAGTATTTGGTGCATTTAGAAATCAAAAAGAATCAAATAATATTAGGGCAGTTGCTTATAGAACTCAAGCAGAAGCCATTTCTTGAAGAAAGTGTATATCCCGAATTATTAATTGAAAAAAATATTAGAAGGAATGATGTTTTAAAAGAGTATTCGTATGCAATTTACAAAAACAATAATCTTGTAAATCAAAAGGGAAAATATTCGTATCCGCTTGTATTACAAAATGATGAAAAATCTCAATATTTATTTTTTAATAAAAACAAATATGAGCACCTTAAATTTAAGCTTAGTGATGAAATATCAATTATAATGAGTAAAGAGGCAAACAATATATTTAGCTTTTTATCCTTATTTTCAGTCCTTTTTATTTTTTCTACAATAATATTATCAATAGGAATTTCTTTGTCAAAAGTTGATTTTTTTAATAAATCAAACAAGTACTTAACATTTGTTTTTTGGAAAGATTTTTTCTCATTTATTAATTTAACTTTTAAATCTAAAATTCAATTAACTATACTTATTTCATTATTAATTGCACTTGGTTTAACAGGTTTCTCAATAATTAATTATATAAAGAAAAATTCCAAAGAGAATGCTAGGGAGAAACTTTTGGAAGAAATAAAATCCATTACTATCGACTTAGATTCATATTTCAAACAAAATACCTATCAAATTAATCAACTTGACAGGGAAGAATTATATGCAAAAGTGAAAAATCTTGCTCATCTTTTCAAGTCGGATATTAATATCTTTGACACAGAAGGAAATTTAATTACTTCATCACAAATGCCGATGTATGAACGCAAAATTATTTCCCGAAAAATGGATGCTGAAGCTTTTTATACTCTCAGGATAAAGCAGTTTTCACAGCTAATTCAGGATGAAAAGATAGGAGGAAAAATTAATTATTTATCAGCTTATTCAATGATAAGGGACAATGAAAATCAGATAAATTATTTTGTAAATCTTCCATATCTTGCAAAAGAAAGGAAACTTAAACAAGAAATTTCCTCACTAATTGTTTCTGCTGTAAATATTTATGTTTTTCTTTTCCTACTTATTCTTCTAATTTCTTTTGCTATTGCAAATACATTTACAGAACCGCTGGAGATTATAAAAACACACTTACGTGAAATACAATTTGGAAAAGTAAATAAAAAAATAAAATGGAACAGTAATGATGAAATAGGTATTCTGATAAATGAGTACAACCAAATGATTACAAAAGTTGAAGAAAGTGCAAAAGCATTGGCAAGAAGTGAGAGAGAATCAGCGTGGAGAGAAATGGCAAGGCAGGTAGCACATGAAATAAAAAATCCACTTACACCTATGAAACTTAATATCCAGCAATTACTAAAAGCTTGGAAGGAAAACAAACCGGATATTGATGAGCGATTTGATAAAACGACAAAAATTATTATAAATCGTATTGATAATCTTTCTCAAATAGCTACAGAATTTTCACAATTTGCACGTATGCCATATTCTGAAAATAAAAAAATGATTTTGGAAGATACCATTAATGATGTTTCAGACCTTTTTATAGATGATGGAAATATTACTTTTAAAACAGTACTTGGCACTAAAAATACTGCTATACTTGCAGATAAAGATCAGCTTTTAAGAGGATTAAATAATATTATTAAAAATGCAATTCATGCAATTCCACCTGAAAGGGAAGGACTTATTAAAATAATTACTCATAAAGAAAACGACAATATTATTATTTCAATAACGGATAATGGAAGTGGTATCCCTGATGATATTCATAATAAAATATTTATTCCAAATTTCAGTACAAAAAGCTCAGGAATGGGGCTGGGACTTGCTATTGTTTCAGGGATAATTAAAAATGCTAAGGGAGAAATTTGGTTTGAAACCAAAAAAGATAAAGGAACAACATTTTTTATTTCATTTCCGATTTGTAAGTGA